From one Mycobacterium colombiense CECT 3035 genomic stretch:
- a CDS encoding non-ribosomal peptide synthetase, with translation MSIDLLDADEHSQLDEWGNRAVLAQPARRPFSIPELFATQVARDAEAVAITCGSRSMTYGELDAASNRLAHLLVGRGAAPGERVAMLLPRCAEAIVAVLAVIKTGAAYVPMDPAHPDARIELVLGDAAPIAVITTADLRLRVDASDVAVIDVNDSAIDAQSGGALPVPAAGNLAYLVYTSGTTGTPKGVAVTHRNVTQLLESLDAELARGQVWTQCHSLAFDYSVWEIWAPLLCGGRLLVVPDGVVRSSEEFHALLVREQVSVLSQTPSAFHALQTADALHPDTGRLSLKTVVFGGEALEPQRLASWFRNHPESPRMINMYGITETTVHASFRQIGVGDVDNNVSPIGVPLEHLAFFVLDKFLRRVSAGVVGELYVAGAGVTSGYWGRSGLTASRFVACPFGSAEAPGQRMYRTGDLVRWDADGQLQYVGRADEQVKIRGYRIELGEIKAALGEMDGVDQAAVIAREDRPGDKRLVGYVTGTADPVKVRTQLADRLPEYMVPAAVVGLQALPLTVNGKLDTRALPPPEYQDADRYRAPGDAIEQVLADIYAQVLGIERVGVDDSFFDLGGDSVLSMQVVARARAAGVLCRQRDVFVEQTVARLAQVAVLLDGPAEDIDEGVGEVVATPIMRWLHDFDGPVDEYNQTVVVQAPAGVTEADVVVVLQALLDRHAMLRLRAEDTGDGDWSLWVPEVGAVDARTCLQAVDALSDEALVAARSRLNPGTGTMFTALWVPDTGQLALMIHHLSVDVPSWRILFEDLNIAWVQHHHGQPVELPTGRTSFARWGSVLSEHARSAAVVQLADTWRRLLATPAALPAVRPAVDTYAAAGHLLAALDIETTHQLLGEVSVVFHAGVQDILLIAFGLAWNEFLGAGGAPIGIDVKGHGRAEELGRDVDLSRTVGWFTCKYPVALTMGELPWTDVAAGEAPLGPLITAALERLRAMPDGLTYGVLRYLNPEVGLDGSEPTIEFNYLGRFDADAAAVSNNLWRVDEGAMATIPAASAIPTPLGHTVEFNAALLDTGTGQRLHATWAWAPSALDEEQIQRLNQLLFEALTGICAHVRHGRGTAPTPSPRSSTIMTSRPI, from the coding sequence CGGCGAGCTGGACGCGGCATCGAATCGGTTGGCGCACCTGCTCGTTGGTCGCGGCGCGGCCCCCGGTGAGCGCGTGGCGATGCTGCTGCCGCGCTGCGCCGAGGCCATCGTGGCGGTCCTGGCGGTGATCAAGACTGGCGCGGCATACGTCCCGATGGATCCAGCACATCCCGACGCCCGCATCGAGTTGGTCCTGGGAGACGCTGCACCGATCGCCGTGATCACCACCGCGGACCTGCGTCTGCGGGTGGATGCGTCCGACGTGGCCGTCATCGACGTCAATGACTCCGCCATCGACGCGCAGTCCGGCGGCGCGTTGCCGGTCCCCGCCGCCGGCAATCTCGCCTACCTCGTCTACACCTCGGGCACCACCGGCACGCCCAAGGGCGTGGCCGTCACGCACCGTAATGTGACCCAGCTCCTCGAGTCACTCGACGCCGAACTGGCGCGGGGACAGGTGTGGACGCAGTGTCATTCCCTGGCTTTCGATTACTCCGTCTGGGAGATCTGGGCCCCGCTGCTGTGCGGCGGGCGGCTGTTGGTGGTGCCGGACGGTGTCGTTCGTTCGTCGGAAGAATTCCACGCCCTGCTGGTGCGCGAACAGGTCAGCGTCTTGAGCCAGACCCCGTCGGCCTTTCATGCGCTGCAAACCGCCGACGCGCTGCACCCCGATACGGGGCGGCTGAGCCTGAAGACGGTGGTCTTCGGCGGCGAAGCGCTTGAACCGCAACGCCTTGCGTCATGGTTCCGCAATCATCCGGAGTCGCCGCGGATGATCAATATGTACGGCATCACCGAGACGACGGTGCATGCCTCGTTCCGGCAGATCGGCGTCGGCGACGTCGACAACAACGTCAGCCCGATCGGCGTGCCGTTGGAGCACCTGGCCTTCTTCGTGCTGGATAAATTCCTGCGTCGGGTGTCGGCGGGCGTCGTCGGTGAGCTCTATGTGGCCGGTGCGGGAGTGACCTCCGGATACTGGGGTCGGTCCGGGTTGACGGCGTCGCGGTTCGTGGCGTGCCCGTTCGGCTCTGCGGAGGCGCCTGGACAACGCATGTATCGCACCGGCGATCTGGTGCGCTGGGACGCCGATGGTCAGCTGCAGTATGTGGGCCGCGCCGATGAGCAGGTCAAAATCCGCGGATATCGCATCGAGCTGGGCGAGATCAAGGCGGCGCTCGGTGAGATGGACGGAGTGGATCAGGCGGCGGTGATCGCCCGCGAGGACCGTCCGGGCGACAAGCGCCTGGTCGGCTACGTCACGGGGACCGCCGATCCGGTCAAGGTGCGCACGCAGCTGGCGGATCGACTGCCGGAATACATGGTGCCGGCCGCGGTCGTGGGGCTACAGGCTCTGCCACTGACGGTCAACGGCAAACTCGACACCCGCGCCTTGCCGCCACCGGAGTACCAGGACGCCGATCGGTACCGCGCGCCGGGAGACGCGATCGAGCAGGTTCTGGCCGATATCTACGCCCAGGTCCTCGGTATCGAGCGGGTCGGCGTGGACGACTCGTTCTTCGACCTGGGCGGGGACAGCGTGTTGTCGATGCAGGTGGTGGCTCGGGCGCGCGCGGCCGGCGTGCTGTGTCGACAGCGCGATGTCTTCGTCGAGCAGACGGTGGCCCGACTTGCGCAGGTGGCCGTTTTGCTCGACGGCCCCGCAGAAGACATCGACGAGGGTGTCGGCGAGGTGGTGGCCACCCCGATCATGCGCTGGCTACACGATTTTGACGGCCCGGTCGATGAGTACAACCAGACGGTGGTGGTGCAAGCTCCCGCCGGAGTGACCGAGGCCGACGTGGTCGTCGTGTTGCAAGCCCTGCTGGACCGGCACGCTATGTTGCGGCTGCGTGCCGAGGACACCGGCGACGGCGATTGGTCGCTGTGGGTACCCGAGGTAGGGGCCGTGGACGCCCGAACCTGCCTGCAGGCGGTGGATGCGCTGTCTGATGAGGCGCTGGTGGCCGCGCGGTCACGCTTGAATCCGGGGACGGGAACGATGTTCACCGCGTTATGGGTGCCAGACACGGGCCAGTTGGCGTTGATGATTCACCACCTGTCCGTGGATGTGCCGTCCTGGCGAATCCTGTTCGAAGACTTGAACATTGCTTGGGTGCAACATCACCACGGTCAGCCCGTCGAATTGCCCACCGGCAGAACGTCGTTTGCCCGGTGGGGGTCGGTACTCAGTGAGCACGCGCGCAGCGCGGCGGTCGTGCAGCTGGCGGACACGTGGCGACGATTGCTGGCGACCCCCGCCGCATTGCCCGCGGTACGACCTGCGGTCGACACCTACGCCGCAGCGGGCCACCTGCTGGCGGCCCTGGACATCGAGACCACTCACCAGTTGCTTGGCGAGGTGTCGGTCGTGTTTCACGCTGGGGTGCAAGACATTCTGTTGATCGCGTTCGGCTTGGCCTGGAATGAATTCCTCGGCGCGGGTGGCGCGCCGATCGGCATCGACGTCAAAGGTCACGGCCGCGCCGAAGAGCTGGGACGCGACGTTGATCTGTCGCGCACCGTGGGGTGGTTCACCTGTAAGTACCCGGTAGCGCTGACGATGGGCGAACTGCCGTGGACGGACGTGGCCGCCGGCGAGGCCCCGCTGGGGCCATTGATCACGGCCGCTTTAGAACGGCTCCGCGCCATGCCCGACGGTCTGACCTACGGGGTGTTGCGCTATCTGAATCCCGAAGTGGGACTGGATGGTTCGGAGCCGACCATCGAATTCAACTATCTCGGGCGGTTTGACGCCGATGCGGCCGCTGTCTCCAACAATCTGTGGCGGGTCGATGAGGGCGCCATGGCGACCATCCCCGCGGCGTCGGCGATACCCACGCCGCTCGGCCATACCGTGGAATTCAATGCCGCCCTCCTCGACACCGGCACCGGCCAGCGCCTGCATGCGACATGGGCATGGGCGCCCTCGGCGCTGGACGAGGAACAGATCCAGCGCCTGAACCAGCTGTTGTTCGAGGCTCTGACCGGCATCTGCGCGCATGTGCGGCACGGTCGCGGCACTGCGCCGACGCCGTCGCCCCGATCTTCGACGATAATGACGTCACGTCCCATTTGA
- the xseA gene encoding exodeoxyribonuclease VII large subunit, translating to MTPAVTSEPNSAENPFPVRAVAIRVAGWIDKLGTVWVEGQLAQISMRQDSKTVFMVLRDPAADMSLSVTCPRDLVLNAPVKLAEGTQVVVRGKPSFYTGRGTFSLRLTEIRAVGVGELLARIDRLRRLLDAEGLFDARLKRPIPFLPNMIGLITGRASAAERDVTTVAAARWPGVRFAVRNTAVQGPNAVAQIVEALGELDRDAEVDVIVLARGGGSVEDLLPFSDETLCRAIAACRTPVISAVGHEPDNPLCDLVADLRAATPTDAAKKVVPDTAAEQRLIDDLRRRSAQALRNWVSREQRALAQIRSRPVLAEPLAALTARAEEVHRARSAIRRDITRLAATETERVGHLSARLATLGPAATLARGYAVVQAIGPTSRVLRSVDDAPAGTRLRVRVADGAVAAVSEGRTDGA from the coding sequence GTGACACCGGCCGTTACCTCCGAACCAAACTCCGCCGAGAATCCCTTTCCGGTGCGCGCGGTGGCCATCCGCGTCGCGGGCTGGATCGACAAGCTGGGCACCGTCTGGGTCGAGGGCCAGCTCGCCCAGATCTCGATGCGGCAGGATTCCAAAACCGTGTTCATGGTGCTGCGCGACCCGGCCGCCGACATGTCGCTGAGCGTGACGTGCCCGCGCGATCTGGTGCTCAACGCGCCGGTTAAGCTGGCCGAAGGCACGCAGGTGGTGGTGCGCGGCAAGCCCTCCTTTTACACGGGCCGGGGCACATTCTCGTTGCGGCTCACCGAGATTCGTGCGGTCGGCGTGGGCGAGCTACTGGCCCGCATCGACCGGCTGCGCAGGCTGCTGGACGCCGAGGGACTTTTCGATGCCCGGCTCAAGCGACCAATCCCGTTCTTACCTAACATGATCGGCTTGATCACCGGCCGGGCCAGCGCCGCCGAACGCGACGTGACAACCGTGGCGGCCGCCCGCTGGCCCGGGGTTCGCTTCGCGGTGCGTAACACCGCCGTGCAGGGACCCAACGCCGTCGCCCAGATCGTCGAGGCGCTGGGCGAACTCGACCGCGACGCCGAGGTGGACGTCATCGTGCTCGCCCGCGGCGGCGGCAGCGTCGAGGATCTGCTGCCGTTCTCCGACGAGACGCTGTGCCGCGCTATCGCGGCGTGCCGCACCCCGGTGATCAGTGCGGTCGGCCACGAGCCCGACAATCCGCTGTGCGACCTGGTCGCCGATCTACGCGCGGCCACTCCCACCGACGCGGCGAAGAAGGTGGTGCCCGACACCGCCGCCGAGCAGCGGCTGATCGACGACCTGCGCCGGCGTAGCGCGCAGGCGCTGCGCAACTGGGTGTCCCGCGAGCAACGGGCGCTGGCCCAGATACGCAGCCGCCCGGTGCTGGCCGAGCCGCTGGCGGCGCTGACCGCGCGCGCCGAGGAGGTGCACCGCGCCCGATCGGCGATTCGTCGCGACATCACGCGGCTGGCCGCCACCGAGACCGAACGCGTCGGCCACCTGAGCGCGCGGCTGGCGACGTTGGGACCTGCCGCCACGCTGGCGCGTGGCTACGCGGTCGTGCAGGCCATCGGGCCGACGAGCCGGGTGCTTCGCTCGGTCGACGACGCGCCGGCCGGCACGCGGCTGCGGGTGCGGGTGGCCGACGGCGCCGTGGCCGCGGTGAGCGAGGGACGGACCGATGGCGCGTAA
- a CDS encoding carboxylesterase/lipase family protein, with product MAIDDLVVETNYGPVRGIAEDNVKAWKGIRYAAAPTGELRFRAPQPPARSAEVADATAFGPACPQPVFPNMPLDLGAPQGEDCLRLNVWASSATRPGDAKPVMVWLHGGAYVLGSSSQTLYDGRRLVSHGDVVVVTVNYRLGVLGFLDLSSFDGAGRHFDSNVGLRDVLAALEWVRDNIAAFGGDPRRVTLFGESAGAGIVTTLLASPAAEGLFGAAIAQSSPATSVYDRERAAPVAQAFLDRLGVTPSESQKLFDLPMGAILTASQQVFDEVPVRNPGRLAFVPIVDGDVLSDYPVKLAQEGRSLPVPLIIGTNKHEAALFRLMRSPLMPITPSAITSMFNQIAAEQPDLQLPTEEVIGSAYSRMRRKARSLSIATDVGFRMPSVWLAEGHSRVAPVYLYRFDYATPLLKLLMVNAAHATELPYVWGTLGAPKDPTLKLGGSRTAKAVSKRVRARWINFAAHGSPAGPAGEPEWTPYAHDDRACLIIGRNDALAHDVDAGIRAAWGSEMVSFR from the coding sequence ATGGCAATCGACGACCTGGTGGTCGAAACCAATTACGGTCCGGTCCGGGGCATCGCAGAGGACAACGTCAAGGCGTGGAAGGGCATTCGGTACGCGGCCGCCCCCACCGGCGAGCTGCGATTCCGGGCGCCACAGCCGCCAGCGCGCAGCGCCGAGGTCGCGGACGCCACCGCATTCGGGCCGGCCTGCCCGCAACCCGTATTTCCCAACATGCCATTGGATTTGGGCGCACCGCAGGGCGAGGACTGCTTGCGGCTCAACGTCTGGGCGTCTTCTGCCACCCGGCCAGGTGACGCCAAGCCGGTGATGGTCTGGCTGCACGGCGGTGCCTATGTCCTGGGGTCGAGCAGCCAGACGCTGTATGACGGCCGCAGGCTGGTCAGCCACGGCGACGTCGTCGTGGTGACCGTCAACTATCGGCTCGGGGTGCTCGGCTTTCTCGACCTGTCATCGTTCGACGGCGCGGGGCGGCATTTCGACTCGAACGTCGGCTTGCGCGACGTGCTGGCCGCGCTGGAGTGGGTGCGCGACAACATCGCCGCCTTCGGCGGCGATCCCCGGCGGGTCACCCTGTTCGGCGAGTCCGCCGGCGCCGGGATCGTCACCACCCTGCTGGCCAGCCCGGCGGCCGAGGGCCTGTTCGGCGCGGCGATCGCGCAAAGTTCGCCGGCCACTTCGGTTTACGACCGCGAGCGTGCCGCGCCGGTGGCCCAGGCCTTCCTCGACCGGCTGGGAGTCACCCCGTCGGAATCGCAAAAGCTGTTCGACCTGCCCATGGGGGCCATCCTGACCGCGTCGCAACAGGTGTTCGACGAAGTGCCGGTGCGCAACCCCGGAAGGCTGGCGTTCGTCCCGATCGTCGACGGCGACGTGCTGAGCGACTACCCGGTCAAGCTGGCGCAGGAGGGGCGCTCCCTTCCGGTCCCGCTGATCATCGGCACAAACAAGCACGAGGCGGCGCTGTTTCGGTTGATGCGCTCGCCGCTGATGCCGATCACTCCGAGTGCGATCACGTCGATGTTCAACCAGATCGCCGCCGAACAACCCGATCTGCAGTTGCCCACCGAAGAGGTGATCGGCTCGGCGTATTCACGAATGCGGCGCAAGGCACGGAGTTTGAGCATCGCGACCGACGTCGGCTTCCGGATGCCGTCGGTGTGGCTCGCCGAGGGCCACAGCCGGGTGGCGCCCGTCTATCTGTACCGCTTCGATTACGCCACCCCGTTGCTGAAGCTGCTGATGGTCAACGCCGCGCATGCCACCGAATTGCCTTACGTCTGGGGCACTCTCGGTGCGCCCAAGGATCCCACCCTGAAGCTCGGCGGTAGCAGAACCGCCAAGGCGGTGTCCAAGAGGGTGCGCGCCCGGTGGATCAACTTCGCCGCGCACGGCTCGCCCGCGGGTCCGGCCGGCGAGCCGGAGTGGACGCCGTATGCCCACGACGACCGTGCCTGCCTGATCATCGGCCGCAACGACGCCCTCGCGCACGACGTGGACGCTGGCATTCGCGCGGCCTGGGGCAGCGAGATGGTGAGCTTCCGCTAG
- a CDS encoding lipid droplet-associated protein, whose translation MGTAPYGVRLLVGAATVAVEETIRLPKTILMYPMTLASQAAHIVMRFQQNLAELAIKGDSTLESIFPPRDEKPEWATFDEDLNDAIDAGYSPVPDGGEGERRAEGRFALYSVADAHEDASALTRPARQSKKPGANASVPQPEVVTELDYSSLTLAQLRARLQSLSVDELEALLAYEQATKGRAPFQTLLANRITRANAK comes from the coding sequence ATGGGCACTGCACCGTATGGCGTTCGGCTGCTGGTCGGCGCGGCAACAGTCGCTGTCGAAGAGACCATCAGGCTGCCGAAGACCATCCTGATGTACCCGATGACACTGGCCAGCCAGGCGGCGCACATCGTGATGCGCTTTCAGCAGAACCTCGCCGAGCTGGCGATCAAGGGCGACAGCACCCTCGAATCGATCTTCCCGCCGCGGGACGAGAAGCCGGAATGGGCGACCTTCGACGAGGACCTGAACGACGCGATCGACGCCGGCTACAGTCCGGTACCCGACGGCGGTGAGGGCGAGCGCCGGGCCGAGGGCCGGTTCGCGCTGTACTCGGTGGCCGACGCGCACGAAGACGCCAGCGCCCTGACCAGGCCCGCCCGGCAATCGAAGAAGCCGGGCGCCAACGCCTCGGTTCCGCAACCGGAGGTGGTCACCGAGCTGGACTACTCGTCGCTGACGCTGGCGCAGCTGCGGGCCCGCCTGCAATCGCTGAGCGTGGACGAACTCGAAGCCCTGCTGGCCTACGAGCAGGCCACCAAGGGCCGCGCACCGTTCCAGACGCTGCTGGCCAACAGGATCACCCGCGCGAACGCGAAGTGA
- a CDS encoding exodeoxyribonuclease VII small subunit, with protein sequence MARKNDGGNDSTTPQEGESITPISHLAYEACRDELIEVVRALEQGGLDLDESLKLWERGEQLAKRCEEHLAGARKRIEDALAAGEAEDA encoded by the coding sequence ATGGCGCGTAAAAACGACGGTGGAAACGACTCCACCACCCCGCAAGAGGGCGAATCCATTACACCTATTAGTCACCTGGCGTATGAGGCCTGCCGCGACGAGTTGATCGAGGTCGTCCGGGCGCTGGAGCAGGGCGGCTTGGATCTGGATGAGTCGCTGAAGTTGTGGGAACGAGGCGAGCAGCTGGCGAAACGCTGTGAAGAGCACTTAGCTGGCGCGCGGAAGAGAATCGAAGATGCGCTCGCGGCGGGCGAGGCCGAGGACGCCTGA
- a CDS encoding 3-beta-hydroxysteroid dehydrogenase has protein sequence MGDASLTAELGRVLVTGGSGFVGANLVTTLLDRGHQVRSFDRAPSPLPPHPRLEVLQGDITDTAVCAQAVDGIDTVFHTAAIIDLMGGASVTDEYRQRSFGVNVGGTENLVRAGQAAGVQRFVYTSSNSVVMGGQNIVNGDETLPYTTRFNDLYTETKVIAERFVLGQNGVDGLLTCAIRPSGIWGRGDQTMFRKLFESVIAGHVKVLIGRKSARLDNSYVHNLIHGFILAAEHLTPGGTAPGQAYFINDAEPINMFEFARPVVEACGEKWPRVRVNGPIVRAAMTGWQRLHFRFGIPAPLLEPLAVERLYLDNFFSIAKASRDLGYQPLFNTEQALTECLSYYVDMFDQMKRQALAGKASA, from the coding sequence ATGGGTGATGCATCGCTGACGGCCGAGCTCGGCCGCGTCCTGGTCACCGGGGGGTCCGGATTCGTCGGCGCCAACCTGGTGACCACCTTGCTCGACCGCGGGCATCAGGTCCGCTCCTTCGACCGCGCGCCCTCGCCGCTGCCGCCGCACCCGCGGCTGGAGGTGCTGCAGGGCGACATCACCGACACGGCGGTGTGCGCCCAGGCGGTCGACGGCATCGACACCGTCTTCCACACCGCCGCGATCATCGACCTGATGGGCGGCGCGTCGGTGACCGACGAGTACCGGCAGCGCAGCTTCGGGGTCAACGTCGGCGGCACCGAGAACCTGGTCCGCGCCGGGCAGGCCGCCGGGGTGCAGCGCTTCGTCTACACCTCGTCCAACAGCGTCGTCATGGGCGGCCAGAACATCGTCAACGGCGACGAGACGCTGCCCTACACCACGCGGTTCAACGACCTGTACACCGAGACCAAGGTGATCGCCGAGCGATTCGTCCTGGGCCAGAACGGGGTTGACGGCCTGTTGACGTGTGCCATCCGGCCCAGCGGCATCTGGGGCCGTGGCGATCAGACGATGTTTCGCAAACTGTTCGAGAGCGTGATCGCCGGCCACGTCAAGGTGCTGATCGGGCGCAAATCGGCCCGGCTGGATAACTCCTACGTGCACAACCTAATTCACGGTTTCATCCTGGCCGCCGAGCACCTGACGCCCGGCGGCACCGCGCCCGGCCAGGCGTACTTCATCAACGACGCCGAGCCGATCAACATGTTCGAGTTCGCCAGGCCGGTGGTCGAGGCCTGCGGGGAGAAGTGGCCGCGGGTCCGGGTGAACGGCCCGATCGTGCGCGCGGCGATGACGGGTTGGCAGCGGCTGCACTTTCGGTTCGGGATACCCGCGCCCCTGCTCGAGCCGCTCGCGGTCGAGCGGTTGTATCTGGACAACTTCTTCTCGATCGCCAAGGCCTCGCGCGATCTCGGCTACCAGCCGCTGTTCAACACCGAGCAGGCGCTCACGGAATGCCTGTCGTACTACGTCGACATGTTCGACCAGATGAAGCGACAAGCCCTGGCGGGCAAGGCATCCGCCTAG